One genomic region from Terriglobus aquaticus encodes:
- a CDS encoding cryptochrome/photolyase family protein, which produces MPFLEQMRAAEPDAAERKRRTWVFVPYDRINDRIGPLAKLAPAEAGLILIESHAKGRNRPYHKKKVLVVLSNMRHFALEQQARGVAVIYRNGPPSYGEQLLELQRELGLPSIHLAEPAERELRKDLETWQAKGLDLTIGPDDAWLSTAEDWSAVFGDEPASAPQVGGRGQRQFLMERFYRYMRKKTGILMDSPTKFVGGQLSFDADNRQAYRGEVPVPTRPSYPPDAITLELIEWLSHNGVPSIGTFDGFDLPVTASDCRAYWQFALKELLPNFGPYEDAMSSREPMLFHSAISALMNVSRILPQDVIRDVADAYDRLQLPLARAEGFIRQILGWREFMRHIHRVTDGFRTVEQRPDPPSNRSANEYSALLVKERNDAAPDRPATPSALDAHRPLPPAYWGVPSGMFCLDTATSQVMFQGWSHHILRLMVLSNLATLCGFSPRELTDWFWVAYVDAYDWVVEPNVLGMSTFADGGITGTKPYVSGAAYINRMSDYCGKCRLDPRKSTGPGSCPLTALYWSFLERHQDLLGSNQRLRMPYNTLNKKSASERTELRNRAERAIRQLEAGDLVD; this is translated from the coding sequence ATGCCGTTTTTGGAGCAGATGCGCGCGGCCGAACCCGATGCTGCCGAGCGCAAACGTCGCACCTGGGTCTTTGTCCCGTACGACAGGATCAACGATCGCATTGGTCCGCTGGCAAAGCTTGCACCTGCGGAAGCCGGCTTGATTCTGATCGAATCCCACGCCAAGGGCCGGAACCGCCCGTACCACAAGAAGAAGGTGCTGGTCGTCCTCTCCAACATGAGGCATTTCGCCCTGGAGCAACAGGCGCGCGGCGTCGCTGTGATCTATCGCAACGGTCCGCCCAGCTATGGCGAGCAGCTGCTCGAATTGCAGAGGGAATTGGGCCTGCCGAGCATTCACCTTGCGGAGCCGGCGGAACGCGAGCTTCGCAAGGATTTGGAGACATGGCAGGCGAAGGGTCTGGACCTCACCATAGGGCCTGACGATGCGTGGCTCTCCACCGCTGAGGACTGGAGCGCTGTCTTCGGCGACGAGCCCGCGTCAGCTCCGCAGGTTGGCGGCCGCGGACAGCGGCAGTTCCTGATGGAGCGCTTCTACCGCTACATGCGCAAGAAGACCGGCATCCTGATGGACTCGCCCACAAAGTTCGTGGGTGGGCAGCTCTCCTTCGATGCGGACAATCGGCAGGCCTATCGGGGCGAGGTCCCGGTCCCGACCCGACCGAGCTACCCACCGGATGCCATCACGCTGGAACTCATAGAGTGGCTCAGCCACAATGGCGTCCCCAGCATCGGCACTTTCGACGGCTTCGATCTGCCTGTCACGGCTTCGGACTGCCGGGCCTACTGGCAGTTCGCCCTGAAGGAGCTCTTGCCCAATTTTGGTCCGTACGAGGACGCGATGTCGTCCCGCGAGCCGATGCTGTTCCACTCCGCCATATCCGCGCTGATGAACGTGAGCCGGATCCTGCCGCAAGACGTTATTCGTGACGTGGCAGACGCGTACGACCGCCTGCAGCTTCCTCTCGCAAGGGCGGAAGGCTTTATTCGACAGATACTTGGTTGGCGTGAGTTCATGCGCCACATTCATCGCGTGACGGACGGATTCCGCACGGTGGAGCAGCGCCCGGATCCGCCGAGCAACCGATCGGCAAACGAGTACAGCGCGTTGCTGGTGAAGGAGCGGAACGACGCCGCTCCCGACCGGCCAGCTACGCCGTCCGCGCTCGACGCGCATCGCCCTTTGCCACCGGCATACTGGGGCGTTCCATCCGGCATGTTCTGCCTGGATACGGCGACCAGCCAGGTGATGTTTCAGGGCTGGTCTCACCACATCCTGCGTTTGATGGTGCTGTCGAACCTGGCTACGTTGTGCGGTTTCTCGCCCCGCGAGCTGACCGACTGGTTCTGGGTGGCGTATGTCGATGCGTATGACTGGGTCGTCGAGCCGAATGTGCTCGGCATGTCCACCTTTGCCGACGGCGGCATCACCGGCACCAAGCCGTACGTGTCCGGGGCGGCTTACATCAACCGCATGAGCGACTACTGTGGCAAGTGCCGGCTCGATCCCCGGAAGAGCACCGGCCCTGGCTCCTGTCCGTTGACCGCGCTTTACTGGAGCTTCCTGGAGCGGCACCAGGATCTACTGGGCAGCAATCAGCGGCTGCGAATGCCTTACAACACCCTGAACAAGAAGTCAGCGAGCGAACGGACGGAGCTGCGCAATCGGGCGGAACGGGCGATCCGACAATTGGAAGCGGGCGATCTGGTCGACTGA
- the ribB gene encoding 3,4-dihydroxy-2-butanone-4-phosphate synthase, which produces MAQAPFVDVPEALRQFAEGKIIVVVDDEDRENEGDLTLAAEFATPEAINFMAKYGRGLICLTLTEERADYLRLPPMATENTSRFGTAFTESIEAREGVTTGISAADRAHTILTAVRPGTTAADLARPGHVFPLRARKGGVLVRAGQTEASVDLARMAGLIPAGVICEIMNDDGTMARVPDLVAFCREHNLAMLTVAELIRYRLQTEQYLHRVGQSTVQTPWGEFQMLAYASDVEEHASHFALVRGDLGRDPAGQAAEPVLVRVHTHAVAGGVLQMDGDESRRNLEAAMQAIAEVGKGALIYLHNASPGYTIDHTSERERAPGAQPGLGRIVLNREHSGRGRGEQTLRHTGVGSQMLADLGLRRIRLLVSRPTHVPALQGFGLEIVEQVPLIAPAATGLKG; this is translated from the coding sequence ATGGCCCAGGCACCCTTTGTCGACGTACCCGAAGCATTGCGGCAGTTCGCCGAAGGCAAGATCATCGTGGTCGTCGACGATGAAGACCGGGAGAACGAAGGCGACCTGACCCTGGCGGCCGAGTTTGCCACGCCTGAGGCCATCAACTTCATGGCCAAGTACGGTCGCGGCTTGATTTGCCTGACCCTGACCGAGGAACGTGCGGACTACCTGCGGCTACCGCCCATGGCAACCGAGAATACCTCCCGCTTCGGGACTGCGTTTACCGAGTCCATCGAAGCCCGGGAAGGGGTCACGACGGGCATTTCCGCAGCAGATCGCGCTCACACTATTCTGACGGCGGTGCGTCCGGGCACCACGGCTGCGGACCTCGCCCGCCCGGGCCACGTGTTCCCGTTGCGTGCCCGCAAGGGTGGGGTGCTGGTGCGGGCCGGCCAGACGGAGGCTTCGGTCGACCTGGCCCGTATGGCCGGGCTGATTCCAGCCGGAGTCATCTGCGAAATCATGAATGACGACGGCACCATGGCCCGGGTGCCAGACCTGGTGGCCTTTTGCCGTGAACACAATCTCGCCATGCTCACGGTGGCGGAACTGATCCGGTACCGGCTGCAAACGGAGCAGTACCTGCACCGCGTCGGGCAATCCACGGTACAGACCCCGTGGGGCGAGTTCCAGATGCTCGCCTACGCCAGCGACGTCGAGGAGCACGCCAGCCACTTTGCCCTGGTGCGGGGCGACCTGGGGCGCGACCCTGCCGGGCAGGCGGCGGAACCGGTTCTGGTCCGGGTGCACACCCACGCAGTTGCGGGCGGAGTCCTGCAGATGGATGGCGATGAGTCCCGCCGCAACCTGGAAGCCGCTATGCAGGCCATTGCAGAGGTAGGCAAGGGCGCGCTGATCTACTTGCATAACGCCTCGCCGGGCTACACGATCGATCACACGTCAGAACGCGAGCGTGCTCCGGGTGCGCAACCTGGCCTTGGCCGCATCGTCCTCAATCGCGAACACAGCGGGCGTGGACGAGGGGAACAGACGCTCCGTCACACCGGCGTGGGCAGTCAGATGCTGGCAGATCTCGGACTGCGCCGCATTCGGTTATTGGTAAGCCGACCCACCCACGTCCCGGCTCTGCAGGGCTTTGGGCTCGAGATTGTGGAGCAGGTCCCGCTGATTGCACCGGCTGCGACGGGCCTCAAGGGTTAA
- a CDS encoding choice-of-anchor D domain-containing protein gives MPLRLPRPFRLPLLLLALLTGATGASAQSVSRVGLRSVNGQGRFIGLKADAAGNLYTLVEAGDGLRLVKMDPTASTTLAETDLGQAGDHGVALALDAAGNVYVAGTSLSNGSVTGTAGTSYPNRADTTTNSFLAKFTPALTEQWLTFLGSGRMAVTAVDASSTQVVVTGSIFAATLPVTPNGIQQQPLPGSFGNGFVQSFSTTDGTLRYSTYLSGANGDTSPAGVALDASGNAYIVGSTTASGFPTLNALIPDLLTDARSPVSGFLTKLTPAGDGFVFSTYIPGNGLTSAATDSGTSSILVGGNIAAGLFPLTVVNAPVAASLTYQAALRIAQDGSAVTSSTLLAPGDTAIVAPSGSGFVAAVASASANVPPLLPLSALQAEGSGFLLVGNGSGQVQRTARVGGVPVQEPGFSSVPVSAGGVLTASDGTAVFAGGIAPTLSSALRPTERYDVSLGPATTAALPSTVRDALPPTTCNGSGCDGGAAVLARLDSASDASLLLSVDDLPNITVRNAGATAAVSLQVTAAGFTVSSTTCGASLPAGSECDVALAGSGPGSITVSAGNATTATAALPANTLTADALSVVPKELDFGSTAATTPRQRTLTVTNLTGSPQTFASQAGLTSTLFTVSQSSSTCTPVGDGVHFTLPAGASCTITLQLAASSSASDDGSARATWVVGPRELTLTGYTQASPLTVSATHLGFGRVFAGGLHSPRYLYLSNGSDVAQAHTAVSLSPGLPFHLTDGCPSTLSPQSVCQISVTYLSQTVPSADATTITVDGYSVLIDGQTVPQPSVNGSAVNPNLSVSATTVTFAQPVVVTTVSTETQSVTVQNTGATPFALAVAVSGDFAASACPSTLAGGASCVVTLHFTPSDAGLRQGLLSVTAGSSSPVYVTLQGTATGFLPGSGLINFGQVPLQTPAVQWFRLSQPFASLSIASSSSDFRVLLVEDQGYGYGTPDRTQFQQNLTGSCGSCYLGVQFMPASAGPQTANLSITSTQGGAAQTVALSGTGIPPSGVLLTPAAQDFGSVPVGSSTGAEFFNLTNATSSAISTGTAGFSGDFGASSTATGGTACGGTLQAGESCTLAVQFAPTTTGPRSGSVNFNTSAGPVSSNLTGYGDVNPGLSFQPASLLFRNVPGIQATQQVITLTNTGNVAATVGNVTVSDSHFTTSSTCTSLQPGTQCTLTVTYTPGTSLASGLLTVPVTTAPGGAAQTTQYTLSVQALYTGESAGLEIVPGEDIAVNYGALATASVSATRVFRVNNLSGKSLTLSLEAPRQFPITATNCAGLAPGGSCTVTVAYAPLLNADATGTLFIQGQPTDGTATVNGLAYLEGYGVGSGTLGVTGSFTATGVIDFGQVASGQTASQNLTLVNLSTSEKITVRRIRAEFPFQATSTCGATLAPSASCAVVVKYAPNAQTTISGNAGSQSQTGVLTLESDAENSPLLVDLAGRTVPVQSNSPASAAPLAVLTTSQGALTFASGTVGNASAAQAVTVTNTGTVDLVISGVVTSSDFTATNGCGALPVRASCQIQVAFTPQGTGTRSAALEIQSNASNALEYVSLIGTGTSASVSLSPSALDFGRVLLSRTSAAQVATFTNTGSSAVTLGPITVTGDFALASSSAAGAVCASGGTIAAGASCVLPVTFTPSRTGTRTGVLSISNSATNLALTVTLSGVGVQPQLVATPSGLSFGNILIGNTQTLALTLTNTSATDVNGLQIGISSGDFTGTSTCGPVTLTAGSSCSINVTFTPSQPGARTGTLTVSSTDPSSPLQVPLTGNGLQGGSFTLTVNGASSGSATVPYGIAANYALAVTPTNGFTGAVALTCTPKAIVQYTACSINPSTVTLINGTVNATATITTVTAVNTAASRRPDWRAAVLCSTPVLLLAGLRRRRWGAGLLLSIGLCALLMSSGCGSGTHGDSRIRYAAAGTYQFTISAASTTGVTVQQSVPITLTITNSPQ, from the coding sequence ATGCCATTGAGACTGCCGCGACCATTTCGCCTCCCACTTCTGTTGCTCGCCCTGCTGACCGGCGCCACCGGCGCGTCTGCGCAGTCGGTGTCCCGTGTCGGGCTGCGATCCGTCAATGGACAGGGTCGCTTTATCGGACTAAAAGCCGACGCAGCTGGGAACCTGTACACATTGGTCGAAGCTGGCGATGGACTCCGCCTAGTCAAGATGGATCCGACCGCGTCGACCACCCTGGCCGAAACGGATCTGGGTCAGGCCGGAGACCATGGCGTGGCGTTGGCGCTGGATGCCGCTGGAAACGTGTACGTGGCGGGAACTTCCCTGTCCAACGGTTCTGTAACCGGCACCGCCGGAACCAGCTACCCGAACCGAGCGGATACCACCACCAACTCGTTCCTGGCGAAGTTCACGCCCGCGCTCACTGAGCAGTGGCTTACCTTTCTGGGCAGCGGCCGAATGGCGGTAACCGCGGTCGACGCTTCGTCCACCCAGGTAGTCGTGACCGGCTCAATCTTTGCGGCGACGCTGCCGGTTACTCCGAACGGAATCCAGCAGCAGCCACTGCCCGGCAGCTTTGGCAACGGATTCGTGCAGAGCTTCAGCACGACCGACGGGACGCTGCGCTACAGCACGTATCTGAGCGGCGCGAATGGAGACACCTCGCCGGCCGGCGTTGCCCTGGATGCTTCGGGGAACGCCTACATCGTTGGCTCAACGACGGCCAGCGGCTTCCCTACTCTCAACGCCCTCATCCCCGATCTGCTGACCGACGCCCGTTCGCCCGTGTCGGGCTTTCTGACAAAGCTCACCCCTGCCGGCGACGGCTTCGTATTTTCTACTTACATCCCGGGCAATGGCCTGACGTCCGCGGCTACTGACAGCGGCACCAGCAGCATTCTGGTGGGCGGCAACATTGCTGCAGGCTTGTTTCCGCTGACGGTGGTGAACGCGCCGGTGGCAGCCAGTCTGACCTACCAGGCGGCGCTGAGAATTGCGCAGGATGGATCGGCGGTCACCAGCTCCACCCTGCTCGCGCCCGGCGATACGGCGATCGTGGCACCCAGCGGAAGCGGCTTCGTGGCCGCGGTAGCCTCTGCGTCGGCGAATGTTCCGCCTCTTCTGCCCTTGTCGGCGTTGCAGGCGGAGGGCTCCGGCTTCCTGCTGGTGGGCAACGGCAGTGGCCAGGTGCAGCGCACGGCCCGCGTCGGAGGCGTTCCCGTGCAGGAGCCTGGCTTCAGCAGTGTGCCCGTCTCAGCCGGTGGCGTTCTCACCGCGAGCGACGGTACCGCAGTGTTCGCCGGTGGTATCGCCCCAACCCTGAGCAGCGCCCTTCGGCCGACCGAACGTTACGACGTTTCGTTAGGACCGGCGACCACCGCGGCTCTCCCCTCGACGGTACGCGATGCCCTGCCGCCGACGACCTGCAACGGCAGCGGATGCGACGGTGGCGCGGCCGTGCTGGCACGGCTGGACTCGGCGAGCGATGCGTCGCTTCTGCTCTCAGTGGACGATCTGCCCAACATCACCGTGCGCAATGCAGGGGCGACGGCCGCCGTCAGTCTCCAGGTCACGGCCGCAGGCTTCACCGTCAGCAGCACCACTTGTGGCGCCTCCCTGCCGGCGGGTTCGGAATGTGATGTGGCTCTTGCGGGCTCCGGCCCGGGCTCCATCACGGTTTCAGCGGGCAACGCTACAACCGCAACTGCAGCTCTGCCTGCAAACACGCTCACTGCGGACGCCCTGAGCGTCGTCCCCAAGGAGCTGGATTTCGGCAGCACCGCCGCGACCACACCTCGCCAGCGAACGCTGACCGTGACGAATCTGACTGGCTCGCCGCAGACCTTCGCCTCACAGGCAGGCCTCACCAGCACGCTTTTCACCGTGAGCCAGAGCAGCTCGACCTGCACGCCGGTTGGAGATGGAGTGCATTTCACCCTTCCAGCCGGAGCGTCGTGCACCATTACGCTTCAGCTTGCCGCCAGTTCCAGTGCGTCGGACGACGGGAGCGCCCGGGCCACCTGGGTCGTTGGACCGCGTGAACTGACGTTGACTGGATACACGCAGGCTTCCCCGCTCACCGTCTCCGCTACCCACCTCGGCTTCGGACGTGTCTTCGCGGGCGGACTCCATTCGCCGCGATACCTGTATCTGTCCAATGGCAGCGACGTGGCGCAGGCCCACACGGCGGTTTCGCTCTCGCCCGGACTGCCCTTCCATCTAACGGACGGCTGCCCTTCGACCCTGTCGCCGCAATCCGTCTGCCAGATCTCCGTGACCTACCTGTCGCAGACCGTGCCGTCAGCGGACGCGACCACCATCACGGTAGATGGCTACTCGGTTCTGATCGACGGTCAAACCGTGCCGCAGCCCAGCGTGAACGGTTCGGCGGTCAACCCGAACCTGTCGGTCAGCGCGACAACCGTCACGTTTGCGCAGCCGGTGGTGGTCACCACGGTCTCGACCGAAACGCAGAGTGTCACGGTCCAGAACACGGGTGCGACCCCGTTTGCGCTTGCGGTCGCGGTCAGCGGTGATTTCGCCGCCAGTGCCTGCCCGTCTACCCTGGCCGGCGGAGCTTCGTGCGTCGTCACACTCCACTTCACACCGAGCGATGCTGGGCTGCGCCAAGGTTTGCTCAGCGTAACGGCAGGTAGCAGCAGCCCGGTATACGTGACGCTGCAAGGCACTGCGACCGGCTTCCTGCCCGGGAGTGGTCTGATCAACTTCGGCCAGGTCCCGCTTCAAACACCCGCGGTGCAGTGGTTCCGGCTTTCGCAGCCCTTTGCAAGCCTCAGCATTGCTTCCAGCAGCTCCGATTTTCGCGTTCTGCTGGTGGAGGATCAGGGCTACGGCTACGGCACGCCCGACCGCACCCAGTTCCAGCAGAACCTGACTGGAAGCTGCGGTAGCTGCTACCTGGGCGTGCAGTTCATGCCCGCATCCGCCGGACCGCAAACGGCGAACCTAAGCATCACCTCGACGCAGGGCGGCGCGGCGCAGACCGTCGCGCTGTCCGGTACCGGCATCCCGCCCTCGGGCGTCTTGCTGACCCCAGCGGCACAGGATTTCGGATCGGTCCCAGTCGGTAGTTCCACCGGCGCGGAGTTCTTCAATCTGACCAACGCCACCTCCAGCGCAATCTCGACGGGAACCGCTGGCTTTTCGGGTGACTTCGGAGCAAGCTCCACCGCCACCGGCGGCACTGCCTGCGGCGGCACGCTGCAGGCTGGAGAAAGCTGCACGCTGGCGGTCCAGTTCGCACCCACCACAACCGGCCCGCGGAGTGGAAGTGTGAACTTCAACACGTCAGCCGGGCCTGTCAGCTCCAACCTGACGGGTTACGGCGACGTGAACCCTGGCCTGTCGTTTCAGCCGGCCTCCCTGCTCTTCCGGAACGTTCCCGGCATTCAGGCAACGCAGCAGGTCATCACTCTGACCAACACCGGCAATGTGGCGGCGACGGTTGGCAATGTCACCGTGAGTGACTCGCACTTCACCACCAGCAGCACCTGCACCTCTCTGCAGCCGGGTACGCAGTGCACGCTGACCGTCACGTATACCCCTGGCACTTCGCTGGCCAGCGGTCTGCTCACGGTGCCGGTGACTACCGCACCGGGTGGCGCAGCGCAGACCACGCAATACACCCTTTCCGTTCAGGCTCTATACACGGGAGAAAGCGCCGGGCTGGAGATTGTGCCCGGAGAGGACATCGCGGTGAACTACGGAGCGCTGGCCACCGCAAGCGTTTCGGCAACCCGGGTGTTCCGCGTCAACAATCTTTCCGGCAAGTCCCTCACGCTCTCGCTGGAAGCGCCGCGGCAGTTCCCGATCACGGCAACGAACTGCGCCGGTCTGGCACCGGGCGGATCGTGCACGGTCACAGTCGCCTATGCTCCCCTGCTGAACGCAGACGCGACCGGAACGCTCTTCATCCAGGGTCAGCCGACGGACGGCACTGCCACGGTGAACGGCCTGGCATACCTGGAAGGATACGGAGTCGGTTCGGGAACCCTGGGTGTGACAGGCAGTTTCACCGCTACTGGCGTGATCGATTTCGGCCAGGTGGCTTCCGGTCAGACGGCGTCGCAAAATCTGACGCTCGTCAATCTCAGCACCTCGGAGAAGATCACGGTCCGCCGCATTCGGGCGGAGTTCCCCTTCCAGGCGACCAGCACTTGCGGCGCTACGTTGGCGCCCTCGGCTAGCTGTGCCGTGGTGGTCAAGTACGCGCCCAACGCACAGACCACGATTAGCGGCAACGCTGGGTCGCAAAGCCAGACCGGAGTTCTGACACTAGAGTCTGACGCGGAAAATAGCCCGCTTCTGGTCGACCTTGCAGGGCGTACGGTACCGGTGCAGAGCAACAGTCCAGCGTCCGCGGCGCCGCTCGCAGTGCTCACCACGTCTCAGGGCGCGTTGACCTTTGCCAGCGGAACGGTCGGAAACGCTTCGGCAGCCCAGGCCGTCACGGTCACAAACACCGGCACCGTAGACCTGGTCATCTCTGGCGTCGTCACCAGCTCTGACTTCACCGCCACGAACGGTTGTGGCGCGCTTCCCGTTCGCGCATCGTGCCAGATCCAGGTGGCCTTCACTCCACAGGGGACTGGCACCCGCTCGGCAGCTCTCGAGATCCAAAGCAATGCTTCCAACGCGTTGGAGTACGTGAGCCTGATCGGCACAGGTACCTCCGCCTCCGTCTCGCTAAGTCCCAGCGCCCTTGATTTTGGAAGAGTTCTGCTGTCCCGCACGAGCGCGGCCCAGGTCGCGACGTTTACTAACACTGGTTCCAGCGCTGTCACTCTGGGTCCGATCACGGTCACCGGCGATTTCGCGCTGGCGTCGTCGTCAGCGGCAGGCGCCGTGTGCGCCAGCGGCGGCACCATTGCAGCAGGGGCGTCCTGCGTCCTCCCGGTGACGTTCACGCCGTCGCGTACCGGGACGCGAACGGGCGTGCTTTCGATCAGCAATTCGGCAACAAATCTGGCACTCACCGTCACCCTCAGCGGCGTCGGTGTACAGCCGCAGCTCGTGGCAACGCCCTCGGGGCTCAGCTTCGGAAACATCCTGATCGGGAACACTCAAACGTTAGCGCTGACGCTGACAAATACCAGCGCCACGGACGTCAATGGATTACAGATCGGTATCTCGTCCGGCGACTTCACGGGCACGTCTACCTGCGGACCGGTGACGTTGACCGCGGGTTCGTCCTGCTCCATCAATGTGACGTTTACGCCCAGCCAGCCTGGCGCTCGCACCGGCACGCTGACCGTCTCCAGCACCGATCCTTCCTCTCCGCTGCAGGTCCCGTTGACCGGCAACGGCCTGCAGGGTGGAAGCTTCACCCTCACGGTCAATGGCGCGTCAAGTGGTTCAGCAACTGTGCCCTATGGCATTGCCGCGAACTACGCTCTAGCGGTTACGCCGACGAATGGCTTCACCGGCGCCGTAGCGCTCACCTGCACCCCAAAGGCAATCGTCCAGTACACGGCTTGCTCCATCAATCCGTCCACGGTCACGCTGATCAACGGCACGGTCAACGCGACGGCAACCATCACAACCGTGACCGCGGTGAACACGGCCGCGAGCCGTCGCCCCGATTGGCGGGCAGCCGTGCTGTGCAGTACACCGGTGCTGTTGCTGGCGGGTCTGCGTCGCAGGCGTTGGGGCGCGGGACTGCTGCTGTCGATTGGACTGTGTGCCCTGCTCATGAGTTCGGGCTGTGGGAGCGGCACGCATGGTGACTCGCGTATTCGCTACGCCGCGGCAGGAACCTACCAGTTCACCATTTCCGCTGCGAGCACCACGGGCGTGACTGTGCAGCAGTCGGTTCCCATCACGCTCACCATCACCAACTCACCACAATAG
- a CDS encoding HAD family hydrolase, producing the protein MQPVEAVLFDFGMVLSLPPVPAVWAEMQRVSGLDEATLHRFYWQHRDSYDEGALDGPAYWNTIAQGGGRSLSDEQKERLLALDVDLWTDMNLPMLAWVKLLHRAGVRTGILSNMPGAMAEGIVRRFDWISDFHHAVWSHALRLRKPQQEIYAAATEGLGVPANRILFIDDKEENIHAAQRFGMQGIVYRDHHSFLAEMEERGFHYLLDPTHATATA; encoded by the coding sequence ATGCAGCCAGTTGAAGCGGTCCTGTTCGATTTTGGCATGGTGCTGAGCCTGCCCCCGGTGCCCGCCGTCTGGGCAGAGATGCAGCGGGTAAGTGGCCTGGATGAGGCGACACTGCACCGCTTTTACTGGCAGCACCGCGACAGCTACGACGAGGGCGCGCTGGACGGCCCGGCCTACTGGAACACGATCGCACAGGGCGGTGGGCGGAGCCTGTCAGACGAGCAGAAAGAGCGCCTTCTGGCCCTGGATGTCGACCTGTGGACGGACATGAACCTGCCAATGCTGGCGTGGGTCAAGCTGCTGCACCGTGCGGGCGTGCGCACCGGCATCCTGTCCAACATGCCGGGCGCGATGGCCGAAGGCATCGTGCGCAGGTTCGACTGGATCAGCGACTTTCACCACGCCGTGTGGTCCCACGCGCTTCGCCTGCGCAAGCCACAGCAGGAGATCTATGCCGCCGCCACCGAGGGCCTGGGCGTGCCGGCGAACCGCATTCTCTTCATCGATGACAAGGAAGAGAACATCCACGCGGCCCAGCGGTTTGGCATGCAGGGCATCGTGTACCGCGATCACCACAGCTTCTTAGCCGAGATGGAGGAGCGGGGTTTCCACTACCTGCTCGATCCCACTCACGCCACCGCAACCGCCTAA
- a CDS encoding pyridoxal phosphate-dependent aminotransferase, producing MHFSNRTHFGAEADPLTEAVALRRRAGLPVLDLTESNPTRCGLGIAGTTLLPPLSHATNMVYRAEPFGPMQARKAVAKIYYRERGVQVDPAEMVLTASTSEAYSFLFRLFCEPGDHVLVPQPSYPLFDLLARISDVETVPYPLRFHEFWETDLDALEAAITPRTRAIVVVHPNNPTGHFTSPEERQALDRIAARRGLPLLVDEVFLDYPAEPQAVRGVSQSFAASSQPDALTFVMSGLSKVLALPQMKLAWTLVLGPEPLRREALHRLEYIADTFLSVAAPAANAMSDWLQVGASVQAQGKGRIQSNLTILDREIAGASVVSRLPVEGGWSVLLRLPALEADTDFALRLLHATGVLVHPGSFFALPGRGWVVLSLLPEPESFERGVRLLVDSIEKWLEVTL from the coding sequence ATGCATTTTTCCAATCGCACCCACTTCGGCGCGGAAGCCGATCCGCTGACGGAGGCCGTCGCTCTCCGCCGCCGCGCCGGTCTGCCAGTGCTGGACCTGACGGAGAGCAATCCAACGCGGTGTGGGCTGGGCATCGCCGGAACAACCCTGCTGCCACCTCTGAGCCACGCCACAAACATGGTGTACCGCGCGGAGCCGTTTGGGCCGATGCAGGCTCGCAAAGCCGTTGCGAAGATCTACTATCGCGAGCGCGGCGTGCAGGTCGACCCTGCCGAGATGGTGCTCACGGCAAGCACCAGCGAAGCTTACAGCTTTCTGTTCCGGCTCTTCTGCGAGCCGGGCGACCATGTTCTGGTGCCACAGCCGAGTTACCCGCTGTTCGACCTGCTCGCCCGCATCTCCGACGTGGAGACCGTGCCGTACCCTCTGCGTTTTCACGAGTTCTGGGAGACGGACCTCGACGCCCTGGAAGCTGCTATCACGCCTCGAACCCGCGCCATCGTCGTTGTGCATCCCAACAATCCGACCGGGCACTTCACCAGCCCGGAGGAACGGCAGGCTCTGGATCGAATTGCCGCGCGGCGTGGCTTGCCACTGCTGGTCGATGAAGTTTTCTTGGACTATCCCGCCGAGCCTCAAGCGGTACGAGGCGTCTCGCAAAGCTTTGCTGCCAGTTCGCAACCTGACGCGCTGACCTTCGTGATGAGCGGTCTGAGTAAGGTCCTCGCGCTGCCGCAGATGAAGTTGGCATGGACGCTGGTGCTGGGCCCCGAGCCACTGCGCCGCGAAGCTCTCCATCGGCTGGAGTACATCGCCGATACGTTTCTCTCCGTAGCGGCGCCGGCAGCAAATGCGATGAGCGACTGGCTTCAGGTGGGCGCCTCCGTGCAGGCGCAGGGAAAAGGGCGTATCCAATCCAACCTCACGATTCTGGATCGGGAGATCGCCGGAGCTTCGGTCGTGTCCCGACTGCCAGTCGAGGGCGGATGGTCGGTTCTGCTTCGGCTGCCTGCACTCGAAGCCGACACTGACTTCGCGCTTCGCCTGCTGCACGCAACCGGCGTTCTGGTGCACCCGGGATCGTTCTTCGCCCTGCCCGGGCGAGGCTGGGTTGTGCTTAGCCTGCTGCCGGAGCCCGAGAGTTTCGAGCGAGGAGTTCGCCTCCTCGTCGACTCGATTGAGAAATGGCTGGAGGTGACTCTTTAG